Proteins from a genomic interval of Ralstonia wenshanensis:
- the rph gene encoding ribonuclease PH, which translates to MRPSGRQPDQLRHVTLTRNFTRHAEGSVLVCFGDTQVLCTASVLPKVPPHKKGSGEGWVTAEYGMLPRSTHTRSDREAARGKQTGRTQEIQRLIGRAMRSVFDLRALGEHTLHLDCDVLQADGGTRTASITGAFVAAYDAVSVMREKGQLVGNPVRDFVAAVSVGVVDGVPVLDLDYPEDSACDTDMNVVMTGSGGFVEVQGTAEGTPFSRAEMDALLNLADQGIRTLIGLQKQALGL; encoded by the coding sequence ATGCGACCCAGCGGCCGCCAGCCCGACCAACTCCGTCACGTCACCCTCACCCGCAACTTCACGCGCCACGCCGAAGGCTCGGTGCTGGTCTGCTTTGGCGACACGCAAGTGCTCTGCACGGCCAGCGTGCTCCCCAAGGTGCCGCCGCACAAGAAAGGCAGCGGCGAGGGCTGGGTGACGGCCGAATACGGCATGCTGCCGCGCTCGACGCACACGCGCTCCGACCGGGAGGCCGCACGCGGCAAACAGACCGGCCGCACGCAAGAAATCCAGCGCTTGATCGGCCGCGCGATGCGCTCGGTGTTTGATCTGCGCGCGCTGGGCGAGCACACGCTGCATCTCGACTGCGATGTGCTGCAGGCCGATGGTGGCACGCGCACGGCCAGCATTACCGGCGCGTTCGTCGCCGCATATGACGCTGTCTCGGTCATGCGCGAAAAGGGCCAGTTGGTGGGCAACCCGGTCCGCGACTTCGTGGCCGCCGTATCGGTGGGCGTGGTGGATGGCGTACCGGTGCTCGACCTGGACTACCCCGAAGACTCGGCGTGCGATACCGACATGAACGTCGTCATGACCGGCAGCGGCGGCTTTGTGGAAGTGCAAGGCACGGCGGAAGGCACGCCGTTCTCGCGCGCTGAAATGGACGCACTGCTGAATTTGGCCGACCAAGGCATCCGCACGCTGATCGGCCTGCAAAAGCAGGCCTTGGGCCTGTGA
- the rdgB gene encoding RdgB/HAM1 family non-canonical purine NTP pyrophosphatase — MRKIVLASNNAGKLAEFNALLAPLGFDVTPQGALGIPEAEEPYATFVENALTKARHASRVSGLPALADDSGICVHALGGAPGVYSARYAQLVGEPKTDAANNARLVRELAGKADRGAHYVCVLVYVRHADDPQPIIAEGNWFGEVIDTPRGDGGFGYDPHFLLPDLGKTAAELTKAEKNSVSHRAQALAQLVERLRTFENA; from the coding sequence ATGCGCAAGATCGTTCTGGCATCGAACAACGCCGGCAAGCTGGCCGAGTTCAACGCGCTGCTGGCCCCCCTCGGTTTCGACGTGACGCCGCAAGGCGCGCTCGGCATTCCCGAGGCGGAGGAGCCCTATGCGACCTTCGTTGAAAACGCGCTCACCAAGGCACGCCACGCGAGCCGTGTCTCCGGCCTGCCTGCGCTGGCAGATGACTCCGGCATCTGCGTGCATGCGCTGGGCGGCGCGCCGGGCGTGTATTCAGCGCGCTATGCGCAACTGGTGGGCGAGCCCAAAACGGACGCCGCCAACAACGCCCGCCTCGTCCGTGAACTGGCCGGCAAGGCGGACCGCGGGGCGCACTATGTTTGCGTGCTCGTCTACGTGCGCCATGCCGATGACCCGCAGCCGATCATTGCCGAAGGCAACTGGTTTGGCGAGGTGATCGACACCCCGCGCGGCGACGGCGGCTTCGGCTACGACCCCCACTTCCTGCTGCCTGATCTCGGCAAGACCGCTGCCGAGCTGACCAAGGCCGAGAAGAACAGCGTGAGCCATCGTGCACAAGCCCTCGCGCAGCTTGTCGAACGGCTGCGCACCTTTGAAAACGCCTGA
- the hemW gene encoding radical SAM family heme chaperone HemW: MIPIHPAGAAKTPSSTAAETGDKVTSVFLQPGKISLPASPPLSLYVHVPWCVRKCPYCDFNSHAEPDQGIPEERFLAAVRQDLEAALPMVWGRHVHTIFIGGGTPSLLSAQGLDRLLSDIRMLLPVDADAEITMEANPGTFEAERFRSYRASGVNRLSIGIQSFNDAHLQALGRIHSAAEARAAIDIARAHFDNINLDLMFALPGQTLAECEADVEAALSCDTNHVSLYHLTLEPNTYFAKYPPALPDDDTAFAMQDWIHARLAAAGYEHYEVSAYAKAGKRCKHNLNYWQFGDYLGIGPGAHGKLSFPHRVIREMRHKHPDTYLRQAETAGGAAVMQEQREVDAADLPFEFMLNALRLTDGFPVTLFQERTGLPLRSIERQLDAAEQRGLLTRDHVAIRPTELGQRFLNDLQELFLADDEN, translated from the coding sequence ATGATCCCGATTCACCCCGCCGGCGCAGCCAAGACGCCTTCCTCAACTGCCGCTGAGACTGGTGACAAGGTCACCTCCGTCTTCCTGCAGCCGGGCAAGATCAGCCTGCCCGCTTCGCCGCCGCTGTCCTTGTACGTGCACGTGCCGTGGTGCGTACGCAAGTGTCCGTACTGCGATTTCAACTCGCATGCGGAGCCGGACCAGGGCATCCCGGAAGAGCGCTTTCTCGCTGCCGTGCGTCAGGATCTGGAGGCCGCGCTGCCGATGGTGTGGGGCCGGCATGTGCATACGATCTTCATCGGTGGCGGCACGCCCAGCTTGTTGTCGGCACAGGGGCTGGATCGTCTGCTGTCGGACATCCGCATGCTGCTGCCGGTCGACGCCGACGCCGAGATCACCATGGAAGCCAACCCGGGCACGTTTGAGGCAGAACGCTTCCGCAGCTATCGCGCCAGCGGCGTGAACCGCCTGTCGATCGGCATCCAGAGCTTCAACGACGCACACCTGCAGGCGCTTGGCCGCATCCACAGTGCCGCCGAAGCGCGCGCCGCGATCGACATCGCCCGCGCGCATTTCGACAACATCAACCTCGACCTGATGTTCGCCCTGCCGGGCCAGACACTCGCCGAATGCGAGGCTGATGTGGAGGCCGCGTTGTCGTGCGATACGAACCACGTGTCGCTGTACCACCTGACGCTGGAGCCGAACACGTACTTCGCCAAGTACCCGCCCGCGCTGCCGGATGACGACACGGCGTTTGCGATGCAGGACTGGATTCACGCGCGGCTGGCGGCGGCGGGTTACGAGCACTACGAGGTATCGGCGTATGCCAAGGCGGGCAAGCGCTGCAAGCACAACCTGAATTACTGGCAATTCGGCGATTACCTCGGCATCGGGCCAGGCGCGCACGGCAAGCTGAGCTTTCCGCACCGGGTCATCCGCGAGATGCGGCACAAGCATCCCGACACGTATCTGCGTCAGGCTGAGACGGCCGGCGGTGCGGCGGTCATGCAGGAGCAGCGCGAAGTCGACGCCGCCGACCTGCCGTTCGAATTCATGCTCAATGCGCTGCGTCTGACCGACGGTTTCCCGGTCACGCTGTTCCAGGAGCGCACCGGCCTGCCGCTGCGCTCCATTGAGCGACAACTCGACGCCGCCGAGCAGCGCGGCTTGCTGACGCGCGACCATGTCGCCATCCGCCCGACCGAGCTGGGCCAGCGATTCCTCAATGATTTGCAGGAATTGTTCTTGGCTGACGACGAAAACTGA
- a CDS encoding PAS domain S-box protein, producing MEVLNDVSAIALANSLPDGVFLVDERGRIRHANAAWQDLLGYRPSELVGQCMLELVAPDDRDRTRREAGRVQAGAKCTGFENRYRHQLGTDVQLSWSAQWSVEHRLRIGVARDVTATRALAEQSQLAQLQARLAPHESRVLQLLLTEAAEKQIAEQLGLATSTTHSYITNIYRKFGVRGRAGLMSLWLKEMQNR from the coding sequence ATGGAAGTCCTCAATGATGTGAGCGCGATCGCTTTGGCCAATAGCCTTCCGGATGGCGTCTTCCTGGTCGACGAGCGGGGGCGGATCCGTCACGCCAACGCGGCCTGGCAAGACCTCCTTGGTTATCGGCCATCCGAGCTGGTCGGGCAATGCATGCTTGAACTCGTAGCGCCGGACGACCGCGACAGAACCCGAAGGGAGGCCGGTCGCGTTCAGGCGGGTGCAAAGTGCACCGGATTCGAAAATCGCTATCGCCACCAGCTTGGCACCGATGTCCAGTTGTCATGGTCGGCGCAGTGGAGCGTCGAGCACCGACTGCGCATCGGCGTGGCGCGTGACGTCACCGCAACGCGGGCCCTGGCCGAGCAGAGCCAGCTGGCGCAACTGCAAGCGCGTCTGGCGCCTCACGAATCCCGGGTATTGCAGTTGTTGTTGACGGAGGCTGCGGAAAAGCAGATCGCGGAACAGCTCGGCCTGGCCACGTCGACAACGCACTCTTACATCACGAATATCTATCGCAAATTCGGCGTCCGTGGCCGCGCTGGGCTGATGAGCCTGTGGCTCAAAGAGATGCAGAACCGCTGA
- a CDS encoding DUF2968 domain-containing protein: MSLVLRRTVLTFVAAASVAGAGLVHAQASAPQAPAASTAASGGTVAELQQLLAQKRLTELRTTYNGDYGTSLLLVNEDTTAYVALSYRKELWRVYKFASVAPAEGAYDTLASQTRTWAEDDLRRAVTAGQKAQLEREAQAAQQRAESLSQEVRIMQAQRQKMLTQQQTMRQETKALDIERRAYQTQVESLQQQIRLLEKQLNDPHWSPAP, from the coding sequence ATGTCTCTCGTACTCCGCCGAACCGTCCTCACGTTCGTTGCCGCAGCCTCGGTTGCAGGCGCCGGCTTGGTCCACGCGCAAGCCAGTGCGCCACAAGCGCCAGCAGCGTCCACGGCTGCATCGGGCGGTACCGTCGCTGAACTGCAGCAGTTGCTGGCGCAGAAACGCCTGACCGAACTGCGCACGACCTACAACGGCGACTACGGCACCAGCCTGCTGCTCGTCAACGAAGACACCACGGCCTACGTTGCCCTGTCGTATCGCAAAGAATTGTGGCGCGTGTACAAGTTTGCGTCGGTCGCTCCGGCCGAAGGCGCATACGACACGCTGGCCAGCCAGACCCGTACGTGGGCCGAAGATGATCTGCGCCGCGCCGTCACGGCGGGCCAGAAGGCGCAACTGGAGCGCGAAGCCCAGGCGGCTCAGCAGCGCGCCGAATCGCTCAGCCAGGAAGTGCGGATCATGCAGGCGCAGCGTCAGAAGATGCTGACCCAACAGCAGACCATGCGCCAGGAAACCAAGGCGCTGGACATTGAGCGCCGCGCGTATCAAACCCAGGTTGAATCGCTGCAGCAGCAGATCCGCCTGCTGGAAAAGCAGCTGAATGATCCGCACTGGTCGCCTGCGCCGTAA
- a CDS encoding ribonuclease E translates to MESPNFIIDGHLRLPGLVRMPPPFGPTLDNVQANAATQVSAPIDPAANTWGDAGAADHGQWRRRVTVLSIGMACTLAAALLGWQTGQHRQPAAQLDQTTVAALPPQTASPRSLDHSFASPAAPVETNEATEPHAATTAAAAANVAQATDMTFDETEVAAPVIAATPPAATPLPVKPRPRALAQAVARPPTASELQHTPVLHDETPASIEAEWATADTAPITSAYAAPGTPVHIELQRHKRFTD, encoded by the coding sequence TTGGAATCCCCCAACTTCATCATCGACGGACACCTGCGCCTACCGGGTCTGGTGCGTATGCCGCCGCCCTTCGGGCCAACGCTCGATAACGTGCAGGCCAACGCCGCTACACAGGTCAGCGCGCCGATCGATCCCGCAGCCAACACGTGGGGGGACGCTGGTGCTGCGGACCACGGGCAGTGGCGTCGACGCGTGACTGTGCTGTCGATTGGCATGGCGTGCACATTGGCGGCTGCGCTGCTTGGCTGGCAGACCGGGCAGCATCGGCAACCCGCTGCACAGCTTGATCAAACAACCGTGGCCGCCCTCCCCCCGCAGACCGCATCGCCACGTTCACTCGATCATTCTTTTGCGTCGCCGGCGGCGCCCGTGGAAACCAACGAAGCCACGGAGCCGCATGCCGCCACCACGGCAGCAGCCGCAGCCAACGTTGCCCAGGCGACCGATATGACTTTCGACGAAACGGAAGTTGCCGCGCCGGTCATCGCTGCAACACCGCCGGCCGCGACGCCATTGCCGGTGAAGCCGCGGCCTCGAGCGCTGGCGCAGGCCGTCGCGCGCCCGCCGACGGCGTCCGAATTGCAGCACACACCCGTGTTGCACGACGAAACGCCAGCGTCCATCGAAGCCGAATGGGCCACGGCCGACACGGCGCCGATCACCTCAGCCTATGCAGCGCCGGGCACACCGGTGCACATCGAACTACAACGGCATAAGCGCTTCACGGACTGA
- the pcp gene encoding pyroglutamyl-peptidase I, with amino-acid sequence MPTVLVTGFDPFENEPINPSWEAVRTLDGQGIAGADIVAHQLPTIFGESNKVLGKLLQTLQPDVVIAVGQAGGRAEMAIERIAINVDDARIADNAGKQPIDIAIASDGPAAYFSTLPIKAIVRELRAGGVPASVSQTAGTFVCNHVFYGLMHAIARHKLPTRGGFIHIPYLPSQAAKHPGQPSMAHDTIVTGLRIAIETTLRTLHDVRETGGQLH; translated from the coding sequence ATGCCTACCGTCCTCGTCACCGGTTTCGATCCGTTCGAGAACGAACCCATCAATCCGTCGTGGGAAGCCGTGCGCACCCTCGATGGGCAGGGAATCGCCGGCGCCGACATCGTTGCGCACCAGTTGCCGACCATCTTTGGTGAATCCAACAAAGTGCTCGGCAAGTTGCTGCAGACACTGCAGCCGGATGTGGTGATCGCCGTGGGGCAGGCCGGTGGCCGCGCCGAGATGGCCATCGAGCGCATCGCCATCAATGTCGACGACGCCCGCATTGCCGATAACGCCGGCAAACAGCCCATCGATATCGCAATCGCAAGCGACGGACCGGCCGCGTATTTTTCAACGCTGCCGATCAAGGCCATCGTGCGCGAGTTGCGTGCGGGCGGTGTTCCTGCGTCGGTGTCGCAGACGGCCGGTACCTTTGTCTGCAACCACGTCTTCTATGGGCTGATGCATGCCATCGCCCGTCACAAGCTGCCCACGCGCGGCGGCTTCATCCACATCCCGTATCTGCCGTCGCAGGCAGCCAAGCACCCGGGGCAACCGAGCATGGCGCACGACACCATCGTGACTGGTCTGCGCATCGCCATCGAGACAACGCTGCGCACGTTGCACGACGTACGCGAAACGGGCGGCCAGCTGCACTGA
- a CDS encoding TRAP transporter substrate-binding protein, which yields MSSQMTSGRSMSGRRFLCVLAVSALSLISAAHASAETLRVATPYPALNFHTQNLQAFASAVSSATNGGLKLEVYPNGTLLKPAAIFDGVKDGKAEAGEVMLSTLAQRDPLFGVDSIPFVVSGYNDARLLWDASRSHIEALMKANGLRLLYAVPWPPQNLYSETPIARLSDLKGHRLRTYNAAQKRIAELYGAQAVQVEAADLTAAIAGGRIDTMVTSPSTGLETKAGQRMTYYYKVNAWIPKNAVFVNEARFAKLPPAMQQTVLKLAKDYETRGWDASRQTYERDEAELAKTGVRVLNPDVTLQGDMRRLGERLTREWLHTAGTEEVDILLNFENKRSKAN from the coding sequence ATGAGCAGCCAGATGACGAGCGGCCGTTCCATGTCGGGACGCCGCTTTCTTTGTGTTCTCGCAGTTAGCGCCCTGTCGCTGATTTCCGCCGCGCACGCCAGCGCGGAAACGCTCCGAGTGGCCACGCCGTATCCGGCCCTCAATTTCCATACGCAAAACCTGCAGGCCTTCGCCAGCGCCGTCAGCAGCGCCACCAACGGCGGGCTCAAGCTTGAGGTTTATCCGAACGGTACGCTGCTCAAGCCGGCCGCCATCTTTGACGGCGTCAAGGACGGCAAAGCCGAGGCGGGGGAGGTGATGCTTTCGACGCTGGCCCAGCGCGATCCGCTCTTCGGCGTGGATTCGATTCCCTTCGTGGTGTCGGGCTACAACGATGCGCGCCTGCTGTGGGATGCCTCGCGCAGCCACATCGAAGCGCTGATGAAGGCCAACGGATTGCGCCTGCTGTACGCCGTACCCTGGCCGCCGCAGAACCTGTATTCCGAAACACCGATCGCCCGTTTGTCCGACCTGAAGGGACATCGTTTGCGCACCTATAACGCGGCGCAAAAGCGCATTGCCGAGTTGTATGGTGCCCAGGCCGTGCAGGTGGAAGCCGCCGATCTGACCGCCGCGATTGCCGGCGGGCGGATCGACACGATGGTCACCTCGCCGTCCACCGGTCTGGAAACGAAGGCTGGCCAGCGCATGACCTATTACTACAAGGTCAACGCGTGGATCCCGAAGAACGCCGTGTTCGTCAACGAGGCGCGCTTCGCCAAGCTCCCGCCGGCGATGCAGCAGACCGTGCTCAAGCTCGCCAAGGATTACGAGACGCGGGGTTGGGACGCCAGCCGCCAGACCTATGAGCGCGATGAAGCCGAGCTCGCCAAGACCGGCGTGCGCGTGCTCAATCCCGACGTGACCTTGCAGGGCGACATGCGCCGCCTGGGCGAACGCCTGACGCGTGAATGGCTGCACACCGCGGGCACGGAAGAAGTCGACATCCTGTTGAACTTCGAGAACAAGCGCAGCAAGGCCAACTGA
- a CDS encoding DUF979 domain-containing protein produces MILSINYLYWLAGIILTITALMTFADKNHPRRWTTGLFWAIFAVIFLVGDKIPPIAVGIGAVVMALLAGTGGVTLGKHGELPAEERRASAKRLGNRLFIPALTIPLVTVIGSVFLKDIKIGGDLLLDPKNQTFVSLGLGCIISLALACWLTRDTPVQAMRESRRLTESLGWALVLPQMLAMLGLVFADAGVGKAVAHLTTAYINMDYRLVAVVVYCVGMALFTVIMGNGFAAFPVMTGGVGVPILVGVFHGNPAVMAAIGMFSGYCGTLMTPMAANFNIVPAALLELSDKNAVIKAQVPTALLLLTANILLLYFLMLH; encoded by the coding sequence ATGATTCTGTCAATCAACTATCTGTACTGGCTGGCCGGGATCATCCTGACGATCACCGCGCTGATGACCTTTGCCGACAAGAACCACCCGCGTCGCTGGACCACGGGCCTGTTCTGGGCGATCTTCGCCGTCATCTTTCTCGTTGGCGACAAGATCCCGCCGATCGCGGTGGGCATCGGCGCCGTGGTGATGGCGCTGCTGGCCGGCACGGGCGGTGTAACGCTGGGCAAGCATGGCGAACTGCCGGCAGAAGAGCGCCGTGCATCCGCCAAACGCCTGGGTAACCGCCTGTTCATTCCGGCACTGACCATTCCGCTGGTCACCGTCATCGGCAGCGTGTTCCTGAAGGACATCAAGATCGGCGGCGATCTGCTGCTCGATCCGAAGAACCAGACCTTCGTCTCGCTGGGCCTGGGCTGCATCATCTCGCTCGCGCTGGCGTGCTGGCTGACGCGCGACACGCCGGTGCAGGCCATGCGTGAATCGCGCCGGCTGACGGAGTCGCTCGGCTGGGCGCTGGTGCTGCCGCAGATGCTGGCCATGCTGGGTCTCGTCTTCGCCGATGCCGGAGTGGGCAAGGCTGTTGCGCACCTGACCACCGCCTACATCAACATGGACTATCGCCTCGTTGCGGTCGTTGTCTATTGCGTGGGCATGGCGCTGTTCACCGTCATCATGGGCAACGGCTTTGCAGCCTTCCCGGTCATGACGGGCGGCGTGGGGGTGCCGATCCTGGTGGGCGTGTTCCATGGCAACCCGGCGGTGATGGCGGCCATCGGCATGTTCTCGGGCTACTGCGGCACGCTGATGACCCCGATGGCGGCGAACTTCAATATCGTGCCGGCTGCGTTGCTGGAGTTGTCCGATAAGAACGCTGTGATCAAAGCGCAAGTCCCGACCGCGCTGCTGTTGCTTACAGCCAATATCCTGCTCTTGTACTTCCTGATGCTCCACTAA
- a CDS encoding DUF969 domain-containing protein, whose protein sequence is MGTAVNLWPLIGVAVIIAGFILRFNPMLVVAVAAIATGFAASMSIDQILTAIGTGIIKTRTLPLIILLPLAVVGLLERHGLREHAQNWISRIQSATVGRLLIVYLAVRELTAAAGLTSLGGHPQMVRPLLAPMAEGAAENRFGKLPAPVRERLLAFCAATDNVGLFFGEDIFVAFGAIALMHTFLLGSGIDVEPLHIAVWGIPTAVCAFLIHSVRLKRLDGWLAREMGAAANTNAAAAKQG, encoded by the coding sequence ATGGGTACGGCAGTGAATCTATGGCCGCTGATCGGGGTGGCCGTCATCATCGCGGGGTTCATCCTGCGATTCAATCCGATGCTGGTGGTGGCCGTGGCCGCCATCGCCACCGGCTTTGCGGCATCGATGTCCATCGACCAAATCCTGACGGCGATCGGGACGGGCATCATCAAGACGCGGACGTTGCCGCTGATCATCCTGCTGCCGCTCGCGGTGGTGGGTTTGCTCGAGCGTCACGGCTTGCGTGAGCACGCGCAGAACTGGATCTCGCGCATCCAATCGGCCACGGTGGGCCGTCTGCTGATCGTCTACCTCGCCGTGCGCGAGCTGACGGCGGCTGCCGGTCTGACGAGCCTCGGTGGGCATCCGCAGATGGTCCGTCCGCTGCTGGCCCCAATGGCCGAAGGTGCCGCCGAAAACCGCTTCGGCAAACTGCCGGCGCCGGTGCGCGAACGCCTGCTGGCCTTCTGCGCCGCCACCGACAACGTCGGCCTGTTCTTCGGCGAAGACATCTTCGTGGCCTTTGGCGCCATCGCGCTGATGCACACGTTCCTGCTCGGCTCGGGCATCGACGTGGAACCGCTGCACATCGCTGTGTGGGGCATCCCGACCGCGGTCTGCGCGTTCCTGATCCACTCGGTGCGCCTCAAGCGCCTGGACGGCTGGCTTGCCCGTGAAATGGGTGCCGCCGCTAACACCAACGCGGCCGCGGCCAAGCAGGGGTAA
- the pxpA gene encoding 5-oxoprolinase subunit PxpA: MTAIDLNADLGEGCDTDEALLTLVSSANIACGWHAGDVNTMRQTVGWALRQGVSIGAHPSFPDRENFGRTQMHLPPDEIYAGVLFQIGGLSAIVRAQGGKLAHVKAHGALYNQASRDRPLAVAIVRAIRDFDPSLVVFGLAGGELVKAARELGLQAKEEVFADRGYNADGSLVKRGTPGALIDSEDAALDQTLTMVREQRVKAIDGTWVPIRAETVCLHGDGAHALAFARRIRERLGSEGIAVRAGA; this comes from the coding sequence ATGACTGCAATTGATCTGAACGCCGACCTCGGCGAGGGCTGCGATACCGACGAGGCGCTCCTCACGCTGGTGAGTTCCGCCAACATCGCGTGCGGCTGGCACGCCGGCGACGTCAACACGATGCGCCAGACCGTCGGCTGGGCGCTACGCCAGGGCGTATCGATCGGCGCGCATCCGAGTTTTCCTGATCGCGAAAACTTCGGCCGCACTCAAATGCACCTCCCGCCGGATGAAATCTACGCGGGCGTGCTGTTCCAGATCGGCGGGCTGTCGGCCATCGTGCGCGCGCAGGGTGGCAAGCTCGCCCACGTGAAGGCGCATGGCGCGCTGTACAACCAGGCTTCGCGTGACCGGCCTCTGGCCGTCGCCATCGTGCGCGCGATCCGTGATTTCGATCCGTCGCTCGTCGTGTTTGGTCTGGCGGGCGGTGAGCTGGTCAAGGCCGCGCGCGAGCTTGGCCTGCAGGCCAAGGAAGAGGTGTTTGCCGATCGCGGGTACAACGCGGACGGCTCGCTCGTCAAACGCGGCACGCCGGGTGCCCTGATCGACAGCGAAGATGCCGCGCTCGACCAGACGCTGACGATGGTGCGCGAGCAGCGCGTAAAGGCCATCGATGGCACGTGGGTTCCGATCCGCGCGGAAACGGTTTGTCTGCACGGCGACGGCGCGCATGCGCTGGCGTTCGCGCGACGCATTCGGGAACGGCTGGGCAGCGAAGGGATCGCTGTTCGCGCCGGCGCCTGA
- a CDS encoding 5-oxoprolinase subunit C family protein: MSSKPQPMIEIVRAGVLATVQDLGRTGYRRFGVCTSGALDPLSLYVGNRLVGNRSDAAGIEFTLGNATLRFHANGLIALTGADCRATLDGAPVHAWRAIPVQRGQTLTLRVAQGGVRAYLCVAGGIDVPEMMGSRSTDLKAGFGGLDGRPLKDGDRLPVLPADTTYAPDISGDTVAVKAARWTFDRAQKDTPVMRVLPGPEYDDFVADAQAAFWESDWTLTPNSNRMGFRLQGPELKRKKQRSGDLLSHGVVPGVIQVPPSGQPIVLMADAQTTGGYPKIGSVILADQWRLAQIPLGTRVRFERVTLEQAEAARADVARYLQQIETALDWQRQGILSSAHRTAKTRLNA; encoded by the coding sequence ATGAGTTCGAAACCCCAACCCATGATCGAGATCGTGCGTGCCGGCGTGCTGGCCACCGTGCAAGACCTGGGCCGCACCGGCTATCGCCGCTTTGGCGTATGCACGTCGGGCGCGCTCGATCCGCTGTCGCTGTATGTGGGCAACCGCCTGGTTGGTAACCGCAGTGATGCGGCGGGCATCGAGTTCACGCTGGGCAACGCCACGCTGCGCTTCCACGCCAATGGCCTGATCGCGCTGACGGGTGCGGATTGCCGCGCCACGCTTGACGGCGCACCGGTGCATGCATGGCGCGCCATTCCCGTGCAGCGCGGTCAGACGCTGACCTTGCGTGTGGCCCAGGGCGGCGTGCGCGCCTATCTCTGCGTGGCCGGTGGCATTGATGTGCCCGAGATGATGGGCTCGCGCAGCACCGATCTGAAAGCCGGATTCGGCGGCCTTGACGGGCGCCCGCTGAAGGACGGCGACAGGCTGCCCGTGCTGCCTGCCGATACGACGTATGCCCCCGACATCAGCGGCGATACCGTTGCCGTGAAGGCAGCCCGCTGGACATTCGACCGCGCGCAGAAGGACACGCCCGTCATGCGCGTGTTGCCGGGTCCCGAATACGACGATTTCGTTGCCGACGCGCAAGCCGCGTTCTGGGAATCAGACTGGACGCTTACGCCCAACAGCAACCGCATGGGCTTTCGCCTGCAAGGGCCGGAACTCAAGCGCAAGAAGCAGCGCAGCGGCGATCTGCTCTCGCACGGCGTGGTGCCTGGCGTGATCCAGGTGCCGCCGTCTGGCCAGCCCATTGTGCTGATGGCCGATGCGCAAACCACGGGCGGCTATCCGAAGATCGGCTCCGTCATCCTGGCCGACCAATGGCGGCTGGCGCAGATTCCGCTTGGCACGCGCGTGCGCTTCGAGCGCGTGACGCTGGAGCAGGCCGAAGCCGCCCGCGCCGACGTGGCACGGTATCTGCAGCAAATTGAAACCGCGCTGGATTGGCAGCGCCAGGGCATTCTGTCGAGCGCGCACCGCACCGCCAAGACGCGACTGAACGCCTGA